TGCTACTGGGACCAGGAGGACCACAAAGGTGTTTACAGTTGTCCCCAGTGTAGACACACCTTCCTCCCTAGGCCTGTGTTGAACAAGAACACAGTGCTGACTGATCTGGTGGGGAAAATGTCGGAGACAATGGAAGCCAGCCCTCATGAGAAGGATGCAGTTAACCCCGGGGATGTCGAGTGTGATTTCTGCACAGTGAAGAAGTTCAAAGCTGTAAAGTCGTGCCTTGTTTGCCTGGCTTCCTACTGTGTCACTCACTTGCAGCCCCACTACGAGTCTGCTGCTTTCAAAAAGCACAAGCTGGTGGAAGTTACCTGCGTGCAAGAGAAGATCTGCTCAAAGCACGACAAGCTGCTTGAAGTTTACTGCCGCTCTGATGACCAGTGCATTTGTCTGCTTTGTGTGATGGATGAGCACAAAGGTCACAACACTGTCTcggctgcagcagagaggaaagagagacaagTAAGgcagtatttgtttttttggcctcAGCTAGTGGCTTGCAAGTGTTCTGCTGAAATTGTCTTAGTCATATGGCTGCAATAATTAGGTTAATGTTGATTGTATTTCCAGAAACAATTTGAAAAGGGAAAACCAAGCTTCCACCAGGGAAttcaggagaaagagaaaaaactgCGACAGctgagacagaaaatgaaagagctgcAGGTGAACTATCCTGCACATTTTCTTAGCTGACTTGAATGTTATTAATGTGTCATGTGTCCCTTTCCTTTAAAGTTGGCAATTTCTGTAATTTTTCAGAGTTCTGCAAATGCAGCTGTTTATGAAAACGAGAGAGCCTACAATGAAATGGTCCAGATGGCGGGTAACAGGCGTTGTGCTGTTAAAGAGATGATAAAAGTCCAGGAGAAGGCTGCGGCAGGCCGAGCAGAGGCCCTCGAGGAGCGGCTGGAGAGGGAAATCTCTGAgctgaggaaaagagaggatgaCCTGAGGCAGCTGTCTCTCACTGAGGATCACATTCATTTCCTGCAGGTACAGGGACACATATATCGATAATAATTAGTATGGTAGAATGAAGAtcatgaaatcattttctgtctcCATGTCTTTAGAGCTGCAAGGACATTTTTGACTGTCCACAAACCGATGTGACTGCTGATTCAAACATTCATCTTCACACCAATTTTGACTTTGTGACAAAGGCCAGTTCTGTTCTGAAAAACACAATGGAAAACCTGAGAAAAGCTATTGATGACATTGCTGAAGCAAGTCAgtaaacactttataaagtaaaTATTTACGTCTTcaaatgtgatattttttaaaaaatagtttaaaaaaacatgttttcatgtttatttttctagttCAAACTGATCCTGATCCGAAGACAAGACAGGAGTTCTGCCTTTGTAAGTCTTTAGTGCAGCATACGTATTTATGACCATTCTCTGTTATTCAGTTTAATTAATTCATCAGCATGAATATTACCTCTACATTTCAGATTTCTGCCTCCTCACTATGGATCCCAACACAGCCTTTGAAAACCTTCTCCTCTCTGAGGGCAACAGCAGAGTGACCTGGATTAAAAAGGCCCAGAAGTATCCGTACCACCCTGATAGATTTACCAAGTATGATCAGGTGCTGGGCTCTGAAGGTCTATCTGGAGTTTGCTACTTTGAGGTTGAATGGCGGGGTACCAGGGTTGAGCTCGCTATGTGTTATAAAGGGGCAGAGCTGGAGGAAAGTGGATTTGGATTCTCAGATCGGTCTTGGTGCATTTCCCTTTCAAGTTCTGGTTGCACCTTTTGGCACGAGGGAATCAAAACCAAAATATCCAAACCATGCTCCTCTAATGTAGGAGTGTATCTCAACCACAAGGCTGGGATTCTGTCCTTCAACAGCCTGTCTGATTCTGGTCAAATGAGCCTCCttcacagagtccagaccaacTTCTCTCAGCCTCTG
This genomic interval from Labrus mixtus chromosome 4, fLabMix1.1, whole genome shotgun sequence contains the following:
- the LOC132973180 gene encoding E3 ubiquitin/ISG15 ligase TRIM25-like; this translates as MAESCQEPGPLSCPICLDILKTPVTLLCGHSYCMDCVRCYWDQEDHKGVYSCPQCRHTFLPRPVLNKNTVLTDLVGKMSETMEASPHEKDAVNPGDVECDFCTVKKFKAVKSCLVCLASYCVTHLQPHYESAAFKKHKLVEVTCVQEKICSKHDKLLEVYCRSDDQCICLLCVMDEHKGHNTVSAAAERKERQKQFEKGKPSFHQGIQEKEKKLRQLRQKMKELQSSANAAVYENERAYNEMVQMAGNRRCAVKEMIKVQEKAAAGRAEALEERLEREISELRKREDDLRQLSLTEDHIHFLQSCKDIFDCPQTDVTADSNIHLHTNFDFVTKASSVLKNTMENLRKAIDDIAEAIQTDPDPKTRQEFCLYFCLLTMDPNTAFENLLLSEGNSRVTWIKKAQKYPYHPDRFTKYDQVLGSEGLSGVCYFEVEWRGTRVELAMCYKGAELEESGFGFSDRSWCISLSSSGCTFWHEGIKTKISKPCSSNVGVYLNHKAGILSFNSLSDSGQMSLLHRVQTNFSQPLYPGFMVSKGASLRILSPK